The genomic window CGATCATGGAGCGCCGCATCCTCGATTTGTTCGAATTTTTCCGCATCGGCAGCGAGCCGGTGCGGCGTGAGTGGTTTGATCCCGGCGAGGTTATTGCTGGCGTGCTCGAAGAGCTCGGTGTGATGGCAGGCACAAACGGCCCGCCACATTCCTGTGATCGAAATACCACGTTGTTGTTGCCCTCACGCTGGCCGCGACTTTTCGCCGACCGCCAGGCCCTGCGCACCGTGCTCGAAAACCTGTTGAGCAATGCCATGAAGTATCGCCGGCCGGAGGTGGCGTTGCGGCTGGAGATTGGCTGGCGGGAGCGGCCGGCCGGCCATGAGTTCTGGGTGCGCGACAACGGCATGGGCATGCCCGCAGAGTTCATTCCAAAGGCGTTCGAACTGTTTCAACGCGGCCCGCAGTCACATCACATTGCCGGCACCGGCGCCGGTCTGGCCATCGTGCGGCGCCTGATTGAAAATCATCAGGGCTCGGTGCGCCTGGAGTCCTCGCCGGGCGAAGGCGCAACGGTTTATTTCACCATCCCGAAACCGGACTTGCAAACGGGGTGAGAAGAGATTGGCGGGGGGAAAGGAACAGGGCCGGCCGCTGGAAAAGTACACGCTAATTCTCCACCCACCAGCAATAACCGCGAGCAGCCGTTTCTGCACAGGCTGCCGGGAATATTTTCCTGCCTGTAATTACCACGAAAAGACTTTTGTAGTAGACCCTTCAGGGTCGGTACCGCGCGCGGCATGGCAAATTATTCCGAACAAGAAAACCTGCGAACTATTTTGCGGGCGATTGTTTGCCTTTGGTTTTACCTGCCTGCCGCCGCTTTTCCGCTGCATGGTGTCGAACGCTCACCGGCGGCGCACTGTTGAAAGCGGTCCGGGCGGTGCCGGCAAGCTGCCGCAGCGCCGGACCAAGAGGTGAGCGGTATCGCCATGCCAGTGCGACGGTGCGACTGGGTGCAGGTTGTGCAAAGGGCCGGATCTTCAGCTCGGCGCGCTTCGTCTCGGTTGCCACTGCAATGGCAGGCAGCAGCGTGACCCCCGCGCCGCCGGCAACCATCTGCGCGAGCGTGGAAAGACTGGTGGCCCGGAACTCGAGCTCGCGGGCTCTGGCGTTCGCACAGAAAGCCAGTGCCTGCTCGCGGAAGCAATGTCCCTCGTCGAGCAGCAGCACGCTGGCGTTTTTCAGCTCGGCAGCCCGTGCGGGAGAAGCTTTGGCCCCCAGCGGATGCCCCACCGGCGTGGCGAGCACAAACGGGTCTGTTCCGATGATTTCATGTTCGACAATTCCGATTTCCGCCTCGAGCGCAAGCAGAACGGCGTCGAGCGTGCCATCGTTCAGGCTTCGCATGAGGGCTCCGGTTTTGTCTTCCGTCCAGAGAACGGTCAGTTGCGGGTAAGTCTTGCGCAGCGCGGCGGTCAAGCGTGGCAAAAAGTAGGGCGACAGGGTCGAAATCACCCCGATGCGCAGCACGCCGGCGAGCGGATCGACGGAGCGGTGCGCGAACTCCAGCAAGTCGCCGGTTTCACCCAGAATCATGCGGGCCCGCGCGATGATCTCCCGGCCGGCGGCAGTGACGATTACGCGGCGCCGGTTACGCTCGAAGAGCCGCACGCCGAGCACCTCCTCCAACTGCGCGAGTTGTGCACTCAGGGAGGGCTGGGAGACGTGGCAGTTCTCCGCCGCCTTGCAAAAGCTGAGCGACTCGGCGACGGCAACCGCGTATTGCAGTTGGCGCAAAGTGAAGGGAGGGGGTGGGTAGCTCATAGCCATAGCCTATCACTTTTATCCAAACAGAGTCTTGGCATCGCAAGCTGGCGCTCCTAAATTGGACTTTGTTTCATGCGAACAGTCATCGCGACAAGCAGGTAAATGCCGACCAACGACCAACCATGTGAGGAGCATCCATGTCCACAGAAGTAAAATGCCCCTTCCCCACCGCCGCTGCCGGTGAGGTGAAAACCAACCGCGACTGGTGGCCCAACCAGCTCAATCTCAGAATCCTGCGGCAGCATTCGCCGCTTTCCGATCCCATGGGCAAAGACTTCGACTATGCGAAAGAGTTCAACAGCCTCGACCTGGCAGCGGTGAAGCAAGATTTGCTGGCGTTGATGACCGACTCCCAGGACTGGTGGCCGGCCGACTTTGGCCATTATGGCGGGCTTTTCATCCGCATGGCCTGGCACAGTGCCGGCACGTATCGCATAGCCGACGGTCGCGGCGGCGCCGGCTCGGGGCAACAGCGCTTCGCCCCGCTCAACAGTTGGCCCGACAATGCCAATCTTGACAAGGCGCGCCGCTTGCTCTGGCCGATCAAACAAAAGTATGGCCGCAAAATTTCCTGGGCGGATCTCATGATCCTCGCCGGCAATGTCGCGCTCGAATCGATGGGCTTCAAGACCTTTGGTTTTGCCGGCGGGCGTGTGGACGCATGGGAGCCGGATGAGTCCGTCTATTGGGGCCCGGAAGGCAAATGGCTCGAGGACAAGCGTTATTCCAGCGATCGTGAACTGCAAAACCCGCTGGCGGCCGTGCAGATGGGTTTGATCTACGTGAATCCCGAAGGCCCGAATGGCAATCCTGATCCTCTCGCTGCGGCCCGCGACATTCGCGAGACCTTTCGGCGCATGGCCATGAACGATGAAGAGACGGTGGCGCTGATCGCCGGCGGCCACACCTTCGGCAAGGCGCACGGCGCCGGCCCGGCCAGCCGTGTCGGTCCCGCGCCGGAAGCTGCGCCCATCGAGGCACAGGGCCTGGGTTGGCTGAGCAGCCACGGCAGTGGCAAAGGCCCCGACACCATCACCGGCGGCCCGGAAGTCACCTGGACCAAAACGCCGACAAAATGGAGCAACAACTTTTTTGAGAACCTGTTCTCCTACGAGTGGGAGCTGACCAAAAGTCCGGCGGGGGCGTGGCAGTGGGTGGCCAAAGGCGCGCCCGCTGTGATTCCCGACGCCTATGATCCCAACAAGAAACATCCGCCCACGATGCTCACCACTGACTTGTCGTTGCGCTTCGATCCAATCTACGAAAAGATTTCGCGGCGCTTTTACGAGCATCCCGACGAATTCGCCGACGCCTTCGCGCGCGCCTGGTTCAAGCTCACCCACCGCGACATGGGTCCGCGCGTTCGTTATCTCGGCCCGGAAGTGCCCAAGGAAGAGCTGATCTGGCAGGACCCGATTCCGGCGGTCGATCACAAACTGGTCGACAACCACGACATTGCCGCGCTCAAGGCCAGGGTGCTGGCCTCCGGGTTGTCGATAGCAGAACTGGTCTACACCGCCTGGTCGGCAGCCTCCACCTTCCGCGGCTCGGACAAGCGTGGCGGGGCCAACGGCGGCCGCATCCGTCTGCTGCCCCAGAGGGACTGGGAAGTCAATCAGCCCGAGCAATTGGCGAAGGTGTTGGGCACGCTCGAGGGCATGCAAAGCGAATTCAACCGCAGTCAAAAGAACGGCAAGAAGATTTCGCTGGCGGATTTGATCGTCCTGGGTGGCTGCGCGGCAGTCGAGCAGGCAGCGAAAAAAGCGGGCTGCAATGTCACCGTGCCGTTCTCGCCCGGCCGCATGGATGCGGCGCAGGAGCAGACAGATGTCGAATCGTTTGCCGTGCTCGAACCCCTGGCCGATGGCTTCCGCAACTATCTCAAGGCAAAAACCAGCGTGCCGGTGGAGGCGCTGCTGGTGGACAAGGCGCAATTGTTGACCCTGACCGCGCCGGAGATGACGGTGCTGGTCGGCGGCATGCGCATGCTCGGCGCCAATTGTGGTGGCAGCCCCCACGGCGTGTTCACGCAGCGTCCCGGCGCACTCACCAATGATTTTTTCGTCAACCTGCTCGACATGGGAACGGAGTGGCGACCGTCACGCACCAACGGCCGGCAGGAGCTTTTCGAAGGCCGCGACCGCAGGACGGGCAAGCTCAAATGGACCGCCACGCGCGTTGACCTCATCTTCGGGTTCAACTCTGAATTGCGCGCTTTGGCCGAAGTCTATGCCTGTGCCGACGCGCAGGAAAAATTCGTCAACGATTTTGTGGCGGCGTGGCACAAGGTGATGAACCTCGACCGCTTCGATTTGATGTTGTAAAATTCCGCGCTGTCTCGCCCTGCTCCGGCCGGCATGCTTGCTGGTTGGAGCGGGGCGGCATGTTTTTCGTGACATCGTGCCACACCCCCGCCCTCCTGCCATCGCCGGCCATGTCCGGGCGACATTTGCCGTCACGCGGGCGTTTGTCCACACAATCATCTTATCCCGTACATCATCTCCAAAACCCTGCCGCCCATCTGGTCGAACATGTCCGGAGCCATAAGCTCGAAGACGCCCAGGGCTGCAGCCGCCATTCCCATCGTTGCCAGAACCAGCGCCGGCAAGCGGCGGGAAATCTGAAAATGCAAAAGCACCATCCAACGCGGCCCTTCCCGGTCCTCCAGCGCACCCAGAAACGAAACCGCGGCTTGTATCAGGCAAAACGTTCCGATCAGAATCAACAGCAGCCCCGGGCGGCGTGCAAAGTAGCGCACGAGTTCACCGCCCTTGTTCAAATGGACCAAAGCAGTTGCACCAAGGAGGAAAATTCCGAACAGGATGAACAGCAGGCCTTGCAGAATCGCCGCCGGCCCGATCCATGTTTGCTGTGTCCCCCGCAGCCGGCTGCCCAGGACAATTTTACGACGCAGAATGGCCTTCCCGCCGATTGCGAAGGCGGCCAGGGCCAAAGACACGATAACGATTGACGTCAGCAGCGATGGCATAAATTTGTCTCCATCTGCAACATCCCGGCAAGCCCAGGACGATCCGCTAGTTTACCACACCGCCTAAATCAAAAACGGAATGAAGCGCTTTGTCTGCCGGGCGTACTCCGTGTAGCGCGCTCCAAACTCTTCAAGAGCCTGCTTCTCTTCCTGTTTTGCCAGCCAGGTATAGGCCATCACCAAAACAGGCCAGAGGATCAGCGTTACGGCAGAGGGCCAGTGTAAAAGCCATCCAAACGTGAAGAGCAGAATGCCCGTGTACTGCGGGTGTCTGATGTAACGATACAATCCCGAAGTGATCAATCCCTCCGACCGGTGTATTTGCCGCCAACCGGCGGCAATTAAAACCACGCCGGCAATACTGATGGCAGTGCCCACTGTTGCCGGCGAATGTCCGAGGCTCCCAAAATATTTTGGGGCAATGATGGGAATGTCGAAAAAGGGTGAGACGAGGAAAAGAACAAGCGGCCAACCGAACATTTCGGTCATGAGCGCGATGACAAAGGCAATGAAAGCACCCTGTGATTTCCAGAAGTGTTTCGTGGGACGGCGATAAGGAAGCAAAGCCAGAAAGGCCAGCACAATGAGAATGTTCAGAACGATGAGGCCCGCCTGTCCGAATGTTTCCCGCAGCCATCGAACCGTGACGGGCGGTCCATGATGCGGGATGAGCTCGATACCGTAAATCGCCACAAAAAAGACAATTGCCAGCCAGCCCAGGTATGTTATGATCTTCGACGTGAAGGATGAAGCATTCATGTGATCACCTCATTGACAAACAAGATTCCGGTGGTTTTGTTTTTGGCTGGTATGATCCCTGCCGGGCAACATTGCCAGTGCCTGCGGCACTGCAAACCATCCCCCAATGATGCCGGCTCCTGGCCAGGAGCGCGGGGCACAGGCACCGGAGCTTTCTCCTCGAACGGCCTCTGTCTTCGCCATATGGCTTTTCCGCACCGATCAGCATGAAACCGTTTTTCCAGATGCTTCGGGCCACAAACCCAAAAGCGGAAAATGCTATCACAGCACCGGCATTTCCCCGGGCGGACCGCCCCAGCCGCTGGTGCCGGTTGGGATTATTTCACCGTCAGCGTATCCACCAACCCCTCCACCGAACTCTTTCCCACCATGATTTCGAATTTACCCGGCTGCACCACTCGCTTCATGTCCAAATCGTAGGCCTCGAGTTTTTCCGGAGTGAGCGCAAATCTTACCGTCTTCGTTTCTCCGGGTAGGAAGTGTAATCCTGGCAAAGTCCTTCAATTCCTTCACCGGCCGGGTGGGCAGACTGATGACATCGTGAATATAAAGCTGCACGATTTCATCGCCTTTCATTTTGCCGGTGTTGGTCACTTCCACCGTGACCTCCGCCGTGCCGCCCACCGGTATTGCTGCAGGGGTGATTTTCAAATTTTTGTACTCGAAGGTGGTGTAGCTCAACCCGAAGCCGAAAGGATACAGGGGTGTGGATTCCGCCAAAACGTAATCGCGAAACAGACTGGGCTTTGTGTTGTAATAGCAGGGCAACTGTCCCACCGTGCGCGGGAAGGTCACCGGCAATTTGCCGCCGGGATTCACTTTGCCGAAAATCACCTCGGCCACGGCATGACCGGTTTCCTGGCCCAAATACCAGCATTCGATGAGGGCCGGAGCGTTTTCCTGCAAATAGTTGATGGTGAGGGGGCGCCCGTTGATCAACAGCACGACCACCGGCTTGCCGGTTTTGCAGATGGCTTTGGCCAGCTCGTTTTGCCTGCCGACCAAATCCAGATCATCGCGATCACCCAAATGCGATTCACTCCAGGCCTCACGGCAGAGCAATTCATTTTCGCCCAGCACCAAAACCACGGCATCACTTTGCCTGGCGACTTTCACGGCCTCGGCAATTAATTTCCGACCGGTTTCCGGATCACCCAAAATCGGATTCTCATTTACCTGCCAGTGGCACTCTTTGTTGAGCGTCAATTTGCAACCTTCGGCATAAACGACGTTGAATTCGCCAGCAGCAAATTCCCGCATCCCCTGCAACACGCTCACCCCCTGCATGGGCCAGGCCGAATAGCCGCCGAGATGAATATCCGGCGCATTGGGGCCAATCACCGCCAGCGTTTTGATTTTTGCCGCATCAAAGGGCAGTGTGTGGTTTTCATTTTTCAGCAGCACCATGGCCTCGTGCGCCGCTTGCAAGGCCAGGGCTTTGTGCTCTGGAGTGTTGTAAACTTTGTCCATGTTGTCGAGATCGATATAAGGGTCGTCGAACAGCCCGGCAGTGCATTTCACCCGCAGGACATTTTGTGCGGCGCGCGTGATGTGCGCCTCGGCGACCAGGCCCTTTTTGACCTGCTCAACCAACGGTTTGAAACAGGCGCCACTGCCCAGCTCGAAATCGATGCCGGCCATCACGGAGAGCACGCCGGATTCCGCCATATCAGCCGCGGCCCGATGGTCGCGCCAGGTAACCTGCATGCCGCCGCCATCGCTCAGGACATAGCCATTGAAGCCCCATTCTTTGCGCAGAAGATCGCTCAACAGCCGGCGATTGACGTGATTGGGAACACCATCCCATTCGTTGTACGAGGCCATTACGGAGAGGGCATGGGCGCGTTTGACCGCCATCTCGAATGGATAAAGATGGGTTTCGCGAAAAACCCGTTCCGAATAATTGACCGGCGCGATGTTCCTGCCACCCTCGGGTTGACCATGCCCGGCAAAATGTTTCAAGGTCGCGACGAGATTGTTCCTGCCCGGGATTTTGCCCCGGCCCTGAAAACCGAAAACCGCCGCCATGCCGAGACGGGAGACCAGATAGGGGTCTTCGCTGTAGCATGCTTCGGTTCTTCCCCAGCGCGGGTCGCGCGCCAAATCCAGAACAAGACCTGACGTATGCCGCGAGCGCGGCCTTCGCGGGCAGCCACGGCAAAAATTTGTTCGACCAGTGTGATGTCCCACGTGCTGCCCAGGGCAATGGCCTGCGGAAAGCTGGTTGCGCCCGGCAGCATCAGACCGTGCAGGGCCTCGTCGAGCATGAGAACCGGAATACCCAGACGCGTCTGCGTGAGCATGTATTTTTGTATGCCGTTGCGGCATTGCGCGCGGTGACGGGCGGATTTGCCGTGATCAAAGCTGTGTGCGCCAAAAGCACCGGCCCCGTGCTTGAGAAAGGAGGTATCCGGGGTTCCGATAAAATTCCCGTTGTCGTCAAAAGCGCTGGTGTCCTGGCAGTAGAAAAAACGAGCTGCCCGACTTTTTCCTCCAGTGTCATGCGCCCGAGAAGATCTGCGACGCGTTCTTCAACCGGCAGAGCAGGATTTTTGTACCGGGGTTTTTCCTCTCCGGCAAATAAAATGCCGGGGATGACAAGACAAGCGTGTGTGAATCCGAAGATGCGAACGTGAACTCCCTTTCTCGAAGTGCCGCGCCCGGCGGTTTTGTTGATGAGAAGCTTTGAGAACTCGTGCTGCCCCAGCAAGCCGTCAACCGGCCGGCTTCCTCTCCTGCGCAGCCAGCCGCGGAGATGAACAACCATGAGTCGTGCGTTCTGTTTGCCGGCCGGCAGATCGGCTTGCAGGGCATTGCCCTTCTCGTTCAAATGATGCCCCGGTGGAGCAGTTTGCCGGTGTGCAGGGATACCCGCGCGGCTCCACACGTTTACTGAGAGATTACCCGTTGCAGGTTGCAATTTGAATCCCGGCGCGCAACGCTTCAACCTTGCGCGCCAGCTCAAAAAATGACGTTGACCTGGGATGAGTGTGGGGAGGAATGCTGCCGCAGGATGAATGGCACCTTCCCGGGTGTGACCGGGTGTCAACACCGGGAGGCGTCCGCTTGCGTTGGCCGAATCGCCGGCACAGCCGCGGACACGCCGCCGCGGAGGAAGTTCTTGTTGGTATGTGCCAGGAGAGCAGGGGCGGCGCGCGAGCGGACCAGCTTCCAATGTGCTGGCGGCACCGGGTGTCCGGCGCCGTGCCGCGGGACATGGCCCGTTGCCCGGCGGCTGTGTCCGCTCCACCGGCAGTGTTAGAACAGTTTGATCTTCTTCGCGATGCGTTTGAGGCCGCGGCCGAATCTTTTGGGATGGATTTCGATGTGGCGTTCGGCGCCCTCTCCCACGGAAGTGGTTTCGATGCTGCCGAATTCCTTCAACACGTTGTGCACGATGAAGCGTTCGTAACTGCTCATCGGCGGCAGGGCCACGTCCTCTCCGCTGTCGAGGGCCTCCTGCGCCTTGCTCTCCACAAATTTTTTGAGGTTTGCCACCGGAAAAATCCACAGCACATGATCGTCACCGTCACGGTAGGTCTTGGTTTCGTAGAGCGTTTTTTTGCGCTCGAAATGGCGGTGCATTTGCTTGCGTTCAAAAGGGCTGAGCTTGGGGATTTGCACCGGCGCATGGGAGGAGCTGAGTTTCTCCTCGACTTCACGAATCAGTTGAATGATTTTGGGATCGGGCGGCTCTTCGCTGCGGTGGTGAGGTCGACCGCCGCCGAATCCCTTGCTGCCGCGCCGCGGGCCGCCGCGCGGCCGTCCCTCCCTGCCTTCCCGCCGGCCACCGGCAGGCTTGCGGCGTTCGTTTGATTCGGAATGACCGGCTGCGGTCGAACAGCCCTCGGTGTTGACAGCCGGTGCCTGGTGATCATGTTGTTCGGTCATAGTTCTCCTCGTACCGATGGGGTTAACCGTCCTGCCCGGCCGCATGGTTGGCTGCCGCGGCAGACTGCAGACGGCTCGCCAGCAGCGCCGGTGTTCCACCGAAGTCGCCGTTGCTCATGAAGAGCACGACGTCACCGGCTTGCAGTTGGCGTGCGATGAAATTGGCCATTTCACTCCCCGCCGGCACCAGGTCAACCGGTTTGCCCTGGGCGCGGAGGCCTGCGATGACGGCCGGCAGGGAGAGTCGTTCCGCCTCCGGCACCTTGTCGGCGCGGTGCAGCGGGGCGAACACGACATGATCGGCTGCGGCAAACGCCGCGATATAGTCCTGTTCGAAAACCTTGCGCTTGGTGCTGGCGGTGCGCGGCTCGAACACCGCCCACAGCCGGCGCCCGGGATGGCGCTGCCGCAAGCCGGCGAT from candidate division KSB1 bacterium includes these protein-coding regions:
- a CDS encoding LysR substrate-binding domain-containing protein, translated to MSYPPPPFTLRQLQYAVAVAESLSFCKAAENCHVSQPSLSAQLAQLEEVLGVRLFERNRRRVIVTAAGREIIARARMILGETGDLLEFAHRSVDPLAGVLRIGVISTLSPYFLPRLTAALRKTYPQLTVLWTEDKTGALMRSLNDGTLDAVLLALEAEIGIVEHEIIGTDPFVLATPVGHPLGAKASPARAAELKNASVLLLDEGHCFREQALAFCANARARELEFRATSLSTLAQMVAGGAGVTLLPAIAVATETKRAELKIRPFAQPAPSRTVALAWRYRSPLGPALRQLAGTARTAFNSAPPVSVRHHAAEKRRQAGKTKGKQSPAK
- the katG gene encoding catalase/peroxidase HPI; this translates as MSTEVKCPFPTAAAGEVKTNRDWWPNQLNLRILRQHSPLSDPMGKDFDYAKEFNSLDLAAVKQDLLALMTDSQDWWPADFGHYGGLFIRMAWHSAGTYRIADGRGGAGSGQQRFAPLNSWPDNANLDKARRLLWPIKQKYGRKISWADLMILAGNVALESMGFKTFGFAGGRVDAWEPDESVYWGPEGKWLEDKRYSSDRELQNPLAAVQMGLIYVNPEGPNGNPDPLAAARDIRETFRRMAMNDEETVALIAGGHTFGKAHGAGPASRVGPAPEAAPIEAQGLGWLSSHGSGKGPDTITGGPEVTWTKTPTKWSNNFFENLFSYEWELTKSPAGAWQWVAKGAPAVIPDAYDPNKKHPPTMLTTDLSLRFDPIYEKISRRFYEHPDEFADAFARAWFKLTHRDMGPRVRYLGPEVPKEELIWQDPIPAVDHKLVDNHDIAALKARVLASGLSIAELVYTAWSAASTFRGSDKRGGANGGRIRLLPQRDWEVNQPEQLAKVLGTLEGMQSEFNRSQKNGKKISLADLIVLGGCAAVEQAAKKAGCNVTVPFSPGRMDAAQEQTDVESFAVLEPLADGFRNYLKAKTSVPVEALLVDKAQLLTLTAPEMTVLVGGMRMLGANCGGSPHGVFTQRPGALTNDFFVNLLDMGTEWRPSRTNGRQELFEGRDRRTGKLKWTATRVDLIFGFNSELRALAEVYACADAQEKFVNDFVAAWHKVMNLDRFDLML
- a CDS encoding isoprenylcysteine carboxylmethyltransferase family protein, which encodes MNASSFTSKIITYLGWLAIVFFVAIYGIELIPHHGPPVTVRWLRETFGQAGLIVLNILIVLAFLALLPYRRPTKHFWKSQGAFIAFVIALMTEMFGWPLVLFLVSPFFDIPIIAPKYFGSLGHSPATVGTAISIAGVVLIAAGWRQIHRSEGLITSGLYRYIRHPQYTGILLFTFGWLLHWPSAVTLILWPVLVMAYTWLAKQEEKQALEEFGARYTEYARQTKRFIPFLI